A stretch of Prunus dulcis chromosome 6, ALMONDv2, whole genome shotgun sequence DNA encodes these proteins:
- the LOC117630456 gene encoding protein PHLOEM PROTEIN 2-LIKE A1-like, with translation MASTCDGSTEAAELLKVCWLEVRGKLKTTELSPGIRYEVVFVVKLQAKAYGWDVPVNLKLTVPHASENRWSKVNLTDKAREKWIEIPVGDFIASPKKPGDVEFSLYEYDGRWKSGLVIKGVVVRPKY, from the exons ATGGCGTCTACATG TGATGGTTCCACTGAAGCTGCTGAACTCTTAAAAGTATGTTGGCTAGAAGTGCGTGGAAAACTTAAGACCACAGAGCTGTCACCAGGAATTCGGTATGAAGTTGTATTTGTGGTCAAGCTGCAAGCTAAAGCTTATGGATGGGATGTTCCCGTGAATCTCAAACTCACTGTCCCACACGCTTCAGAGAATCGATGGAGTAAAGTTAATTTGACGGATAAGGCAAGAGAGAAATGGATAGAGATTCCGGTTGGCGACTTTATTGCATCACCCAAAAAACCTGGGGACGTCGAGTTTTCATTGTACGAATATGATGGGAGATGGAAGAGCGGACTTGTTATCAAAGGTGTTGTCGTTCGGCCAAAGTACTAA